GCCAAGTGATGGGATTTTGAGATATATATCAAATCCATGAAGTCTAAACATTGTGTGAAGTGTGTGTGATGATTAATGGGtaacataaaaagaaattggcaAGATTGGAGGTTTTCCGTACGCTTGTCTGGTTTTATGATATCAGATGCACATTCATAACATGCTTTGTTTTGACagaaattcttgaataatCAGATATTGCTCTCAAACAAACTGAAAATTAGCATAGAACAAAATGATTCTGTGTCCATATctgtgaaaatataaaaattgtaatccTATATTTTCATGAACCAAAACTAACTTCAAAGATATGAATATCTGCTTCACTTAAAATAACTAGTTCAGAGCCAcaggtatttatatatatatatatgcaagatTCTTCCAAATGGATATGCCAACTTCTTTCACAAAATGGAACTTCCTAGAATAGTAATAACAATGGGTAAAATGTTACATCTTCTTGACAGTTTGATGATACACGTAAACCTGATGCCCGCTTTCAGCTGACACCTGATACTCGGAGCTTCTCTGATGCGTTCGATCCAATCCACCAATTCGaagaactatatataaaaatttgctGGTATTCTAATAGACTGCGTGTTAACGTTCGACTAGGATTGCGACCTGCCATTTCCTTCTCTCCAACCTCTTTGACGTGCCCTCTGCTCCCACATAGCCGTCAGCTGTTTCTGTGCCAGCAAAGCTGCTTCAGACTTTTCCCTGGCCTCTTCACATGTCTCCATTCCCGAGTTGCACTTGTCTGCCTCTTTCTGGTACTGGGATGTCATCTTCTTTGCCTCAAGCAGTGCCATGTCCGCACGCTGCTGATTTTCCAAAGCTTCTGCTTCTCTCAGCTTTAATTCCTCAGACAATAACTCTGCGAAGTTCTTTTGTGTGTCCTCACTCACGTCTGGATCATGCTTTGCACATTCTGAGATACATGAAAGAAACAGATGAAGCACACAGTCTGAGGATTCAATTCAGAGATACTCCAAAACTAATGGAACTTCAGTAAATTTTCCCTATCATAGACTAATTCCATCTCATCTAACTGCCCTTTTAAAGGAAGATAAATGTTACAGGATAAAAAATCTCACAAGCATTGCATCTAAAATTAGGACACCTTTAGTTGGTTCCTAATATGATGGTAAACAAAGTGCCAATGTCATGTTCCAAGGACCATATGGTGATAgaagataaaatgaaacatTTAGACAGGAAACTTGAATCAATTAATCTAGTCAGAAGAAAAAAGCATTCCCGAAAACTAACTCTTGGCTTCAAACAGCTTAACATTTGAGTACCAGATATAAGTATTCTAAGCGAGGAATATAACACAATATgaagttataaaatttttgcatCAAGGGTTTAGTGGATTAAAAGGAACAagtatagaaaattaaatcccATACCTTGTTTTTTTCTGAATCATATATGAATGATTTTCAAA
This genomic stretch from Sesamum indicum cultivar Zhongzhi No. 13 linkage group LG16, S_indicum_v1.0, whole genome shotgun sequence harbors:
- the LOC105178484 gene encoding uncharacterized protein LOC105178484 isoform X1 yields the protein MALRTGVLKAVLGLMAVCLAAYIVGPPLYWHLMEGLASASGSASCPPCNCDCDSLPLLSIPQGLNNSSFAECAKHDPDVSEDTQKNFAELLSEELKLREAEALENQQRADMALLEAKKMTSQYQKEADKCNSGMETCEEAREKSEAALLAQKQLTAMWEQRARQRGWREGNGRSQS
- the LOC105178484 gene encoding uncharacterized protein LOC105178484 isoform X2 codes for the protein MALRTGVLKAVLGLMAVCLAAYIVGPPLYWHLMEGLASASGSASCPPCNCDCDSLPLLSIPQECAKHDPDVSEDTQKNFAELLSEELKLREAEALENQQRADMALLEAKKMTSQYQKEADKCNSGMETCEEAREKSEAALLAQKQLTAMWEQRARQRGWREGNGRSQS